Proteins from one Corallococcus exiguus genomic window:
- a CDS encoding sigma-54-dependent transcriptional regulator — protein MSGAKPSVLVVDDKENMLKLFARILGDAYAVTTAPDGVQALALVSARTFDVVVTDIQMPGADGFTVLREVKRRAPDTEVVLVTAYASIPKAVEAIKDGAYDYLSKPFDPDEVALVVARALERQRQRRDAQGLAARVARMPDFHGLRGTSTALQKTHALLAQVAARDLTVVLTGETGTGKELAARALHRESPRRDKPFVAVNCGALPAELVESELFGHAKGAFTGATGAKAGLFEEAHGGTLFLDEVGDLPLPVQVKLNRALQEKEIRRVGTTTPVTVDVRVVAATHRDLAQEVAQGRFREDLYYRLGGVTVRMPALRERREDIPLLAMHFLAGANRPELEGFTPPSLQALTAAPWPGNVRQLQNAVARAVAVAAGPRITPEDLPPELTVARASATQGPLPAEALAKQPYREAVDRVRDAVSRDYLTALMQEFSGNVTHAAERAGMERESLHRLLKRYGVRTEDFKRGD, from the coding sequence ATGAGCGGCGCGAAGCCCTCGGTCCTCGTCGTGGACGACAAGGAGAACATGCTCAAGCTGTTCGCGCGCATCCTCGGGGACGCGTACGCGGTGACGACCGCGCCCGACGGTGTGCAGGCGCTGGCCCTGGTCTCCGCGCGCACATTCGACGTGGTCGTCACGGACATCCAGATGCCGGGCGCGGACGGCTTCACGGTGCTGCGCGAGGTGAAGCGGCGCGCGCCGGACACGGAGGTCGTCCTCGTCACCGCCTACGCGAGCATCCCCAAGGCCGTGGAGGCCATCAAGGACGGCGCATACGACTACCTGTCCAAGCCCTTCGACCCGGACGAGGTGGCCCTGGTGGTCGCCCGTGCCCTGGAGCGCCAGCGCCAACGGCGGGATGCACAGGGACTCGCTGCCCGCGTGGCGCGCATGCCGGACTTCCACGGCCTGCGTGGCACCAGCACCGCGCTCCAGAAGACGCACGCGCTGCTCGCGCAGGTGGCGGCGCGCGACCTCACCGTTGTGCTCACCGGCGAGACGGGCACCGGCAAGGAGCTGGCCGCCCGCGCGCTGCACCGCGAGAGCCCTCGCCGCGACAAGCCCTTTGTCGCGGTGAACTGCGGCGCGCTGCCGGCGGAGCTGGTGGAGAGCGAGCTCTTCGGCCACGCGAAGGGCGCCTTCACCGGCGCGACCGGCGCGAAGGCCGGCCTCTTCGAGGAGGCCCACGGCGGCACGCTCTTCCTGGACGAAGTGGGCGACCTGCCGCTGCCCGTGCAGGTGAAGCTCAACCGCGCGCTCCAGGAGAAGGAGATCCGCCGCGTGGGCACCACCACGCCGGTGACGGTGGACGTGCGCGTGGTGGCGGCGACGCACCGGGACCTGGCACAGGAGGTGGCGCAGGGGCGTTTCCGCGAGGACCTCTACTACCGGCTGGGCGGCGTGACGGTGCGGATGCCCGCCCTGCGCGAGCGCCGCGAGGACATCCCGCTGCTCGCCATGCACTTCCTCGCTGGCGCGAACCGGCCGGAGCTGGAGGGCTTCACGCCCCCGTCACTCCAGGCACTCACCGCCGCGCCCTGGCCCGGCAACGTGCGGCAGCTGCAGAACGCGGTGGCGCGCGCGGTGGCGGTGGCGGCGGGCCCCCGAATCACTCCGGAGGACCTGCCGCCCGAGCTCACCGTCGCCCGTGCCTCCGCGACCCAGGGGCCGCTGCCAGCGGAGGCACTGGCGAAGCAGCCCTACCGAGAGGCGGTGGACCGCGTGCGCGACGCCGTGTCGCGCGACTACCTCACCGCGCTGATGCAGGAGTTCTCCGGCAACGTCACCCACGCGGCCGAGCGCGCGGGCATGGAACGCGAGAGCCTGCACCGCCTGCTCAAGCGCTATGGCGTCCGCACGGAGGACTTCAAGCGCGGCGACTGA
- a CDS encoding RNA polymerase sigma factor — protein MEAEGPNAGLPPDREDVVAALLAHQRRFLAFVERRVGSRAVAEDLFQTAFARTLEKGGALKDGEGAVAWFYRLLRNALVDHHRRQVAEGRALEVEARDADSATEDPELKGAVCACLADLLPTLKPEYAQLVREVDLEGRAVPDVAREVGITPNNAGVRLHRARLALKRSLERGCGACAAHGCLDCSCKPRR, from the coding sequence ATGGAGGCTGAAGGGCCAAACGCAGGGCTGCCCCCGGACCGCGAGGACGTGGTGGCGGCGCTCCTGGCCCATCAGCGCCGCTTCCTCGCCTTCGTGGAGCGGCGGGTGGGCAGCCGGGCCGTCGCGGAGGACCTCTTCCAGACGGCCTTCGCCCGCACCCTGGAGAAGGGCGGGGCGCTGAAGGACGGCGAGGGCGCGGTGGCGTGGTTCTACCGCCTGCTGCGCAACGCCCTGGTGGATCACCACCGCCGGCAGGTCGCGGAGGGACGCGCGCTGGAGGTGGAGGCGCGAGACGCGGACTCCGCCACCGAGGACCCGGAGCTGAAGGGCGCGGTGTGCGCGTGCCTCGCGGACCTGCTGCCCACGCTCAAGCCTGAGTACGCCCAGCTCGTGCGCGAGGTGGACCTGGAGGGGCGCGCGGTGCCGGACGTGGCGCGCGAGGTGGGCATCACCCCCAACAACGCGGGCGTGCGGTTGCACCGTGCACGGCTCGCGCTCAAGCGTTCGCTGGAGCGCGGTTGCGGCGCGTGCGCGGCGCACGGCTGTCTGGACTGCTCCTGCAAGCCGCGCCGCTGA
- a CDS encoding DUF7151 family protein → MRRMWGTWGALLGLLTGGCDAIDLSELTQRDAKTRVRPEPPGEHCEFGGDAVESGLDRDRDGELDDAEVSSTDYVCDAALPQVRTRARTEPHGANCTLGGRAVQSGLDQDGNGQLDDAEVSATDYVCATSVANVLLRVRPVTPGARCTMGGQVSHAGHDANGNGLLEDEEIAQEVYACDEPAPVLSRARSLPAFTAPCEGDESGGVAVEAGLDLDGDTALSMSEVEATQYVCDLEPADLKLRHQAEAAGPNCARGGTRVDAFQDLDHDGQPDRDGFATTLYVCQAARVHDGDFVVSSPVDLVALEGVTHLRGGLTLSAPTLTDASLPALAVIQKGFTARGNSSLRRLSLPALRFVGGDVTVSANARLDSLMLGTATAFPLWVERSLFVEDNPMLPTLNGLAAVQPRDSIILRANNALVEPGQLLNITQLLGSLIIEDHLRMEQMPFYRLVRVHGDVRITNNAALASTFGLGELTSVDGALELRENAVLELLKPLGKLSSVGELGIIGNPRLTDTTGFDRLSYAGRVFIQGNPQLESVGDMPSLEQITQDITLKYNAKLQRVHLLPRLRSAGAVVTVGNTVLTSLEGFHPLTRMGSLQVLGNPALKSLGDLTSLRELETLSVQGNMALTDFGLTELARVSLDFVVVDNPKLPTCRATALAASVFQGEPWGLTIERNDDAATCP, encoded by the coding sequence ATGCGACGCATGTGGGGGACGTGGGGGGCGCTGCTGGGCCTTCTCACCGGCGGCTGTGATGCCATCGACCTGTCGGAGCTCACCCAGCGCGACGCGAAGACCCGCGTTCGCCCGGAGCCTCCTGGCGAGCACTGCGAGTTCGGCGGAGACGCGGTGGAGTCCGGCCTGGACCGGGACCGCGACGGGGAACTGGACGACGCGGAGGTCTCCTCCACCGACTACGTCTGCGACGCCGCCCTGCCCCAGGTCCGCACCCGCGCGCGGACCGAGCCACACGGCGCGAACTGCACACTGGGGGGACGGGCGGTGCAGTCCGGCCTGGACCAGGACGGCAACGGGCAGCTCGACGACGCGGAGGTCTCCGCCACCGACTACGTCTGCGCCACCTCGGTCGCCAACGTGCTCCTGCGCGTGCGGCCGGTGACTCCGGGCGCGCGGTGCACGATGGGCGGGCAGGTGTCTCACGCCGGCCATGACGCCAATGGCAACGGGCTGCTGGAGGACGAGGAGATTGCCCAGGAGGTGTACGCCTGCGACGAACCGGCCCCCGTGCTCTCACGCGCGCGTTCGCTCCCGGCCTTCACCGCGCCCTGTGAGGGCGATGAAAGCGGCGGCGTCGCGGTGGAGGCCGGCCTGGACCTGGACGGAGACACCGCGCTCTCGATGTCCGAAGTCGAAGCCACTCAATACGTCTGCGACCTGGAGCCGGCCGACCTGAAGCTCCGCCACCAGGCGGAGGCCGCGGGGCCGAACTGCGCTCGGGGCGGCACGCGCGTGGACGCCTTCCAGGACCTGGATCACGACGGCCAGCCGGACCGCGATGGCTTCGCGACGACCCTGTACGTGTGTCAGGCCGCCCGCGTGCACGACGGGGACTTCGTGGTGTCGAGCCCCGTGGACCTGGTCGCGCTCGAGGGCGTCACCCACCTGCGCGGCGGGCTGACCCTCTCCGCGCCCACGCTCACCGACGCGTCCCTGCCCGCCCTCGCTGTCATCCAGAAGGGCTTCACGGCCCGGGGCAACTCGAGCCTGCGGCGGCTGTCCCTGCCCGCCCTGCGCTTCGTGGGCGGAGACGTGACGGTGAGCGCCAACGCCCGGCTGGATTCGCTCATGCTGGGCACGGCGACGGCCTTCCCCCTGTGGGTCGAGCGCAGCCTGTTCGTGGAGGACAACCCCATGCTCCCCACGCTGAACGGGCTGGCGGCGGTGCAGCCGCGCGACAGCATCATCCTGCGCGCGAACAACGCGCTGGTGGAGCCCGGCCAGCTGCTCAACATCACCCAGCTCCTGGGGTCCCTCATCATCGAGGACCACCTCCGGATGGAGCAGATGCCCTTCTACCGCCTGGTCCGGGTCCACGGGGATGTGCGCATCACGAACAACGCCGCGCTGGCGAGCACCTTCGGGCTGGGCGAATTGACGTCCGTGGACGGTGCGCTGGAGCTGCGCGAGAACGCCGTGCTGGAGTTGCTCAAGCCGCTGGGCAAGCTCAGCTCCGTGGGTGAGCTGGGCATCATCGGCAACCCGCGGTTGACCGACACGACGGGGTTCGACCGCCTCTCCTACGCGGGCCGCGTCTTCATCCAGGGCAACCCGCAGCTGGAGAGTGTGGGCGACATGCCGTCGCTGGAGCAGATCACGCAGGACATCACCCTGAAGTACAACGCGAAGCTCCAGCGCGTGCACCTCCTGCCCCGCCTGCGGAGCGCGGGCGCGGTGGTGACCGTGGGCAACACCGTGCTGACGTCCCTGGAGGGCTTCCACCCCCTGACCCGGATGGGCTCGCTGCAGGTGCTGGGCAACCCGGCGCTCAAGTCCCTGGGCGACCTGACGTCGCTGCGCGAGCTGGAGACCCTCAGCGTCCAGGGCAACATGGCGCTCACGGACTTCGGCCTGACGGAGCTCGCACGCGTGTCGTTGGACTTCGTCGTCGTGGACAACCCGAAGCTGCCCACGTGCCGGGCCACCGCGCTCGCGGCGAGCGTGTTCCAGGGCGAGCCGTGGGGGCTGACCATCGAAAGGAACGACGACGCCGCGACCTGCCCCTGA
- a CDS encoding heavy metal translocating P-type ATPase, with the protein MTHHHPHHPVPPSPRSPPSVGGEGPAIDPVCGMEVDPRAPKGGSWEHEGHTWFFCGPKCRERFQEDPARFLQPRTPPPPAAPGAVYVCPMDPEVRQDAPGACPKCGMALESEAPPVLQTRVEYTCPMHPEVVSDGPGTCPKCGMALEPRTVTVEEPPDPELRSMTRRFWVGLVLSAPLMLLGMSDMLPVRHGLSPSALVWAQFALATPVVLWVGAPFFQRGWASVKSRHLNMFTLIALGAGAAYVFSVGVTLFPHLLPEGARTGHGGTVPVYYEAAAIILTLVALGQVLELRARHATSGALRALLSLAPATARRISDDGHEEDMPLSQVHAGWRLRVRPGEKVPVDGEVLEGASAVDESLVTGEPVPVEKGPGAKVTGGTLNGTGTLVMRAERVGQDTLLSRIVQRVAEAQRTRAPIQRLADRVAGIFVPAVIAVAVVTAVVWGVWGPEPRLAHALVNAVAVLIIACPCALGLATPMSVMVGTGQGARMGVLIRDAAALERMAAVDTLVVDKTGTLTEGKPRLVTVEPALGVDASELLRQAASLERGSEHPLAAAVVAGARERGVSPGGVEDFQSVPGQGVRGRVGGREVALGNAALMRSLGVEVEALTERAEALRQEGQTVVLVSMDGRAAGLLGVEDPLKPSTPEALARLRDEGLRVVMLTGDSPTTAHAVARRLGITEVIAGVQPDAKGDAVKALQAQGRVVAMAGDGVNDAPALARADVGIAMGTGTDIAMESAGVTLVKGDLRGIARARGLSQAVLRNIRQNLFFAFVYNLLGVPLAAGVLYPVFGLLLSPLFASAAMSLSSVSVIGNALRLRRLKL; encoded by the coding sequence ATGACGCATCACCATCCGCATCACCCTGTTCCGCCTTCACCCCGGTCGCCGCCCTCCGTGGGCGGGGAGGGGCCCGCCATCGACCCCGTGTGCGGCATGGAGGTGGACCCTCGCGCACCGAAGGGCGGGAGCTGGGAGCACGAAGGGCACACCTGGTTCTTCTGCGGCCCGAAGTGCCGCGAGCGCTTCCAGGAGGACCCCGCGCGGTTCCTCCAGCCCCGGACGCCGCCACCGCCCGCCGCGCCGGGCGCCGTGTACGTGTGCCCCATGGATCCGGAGGTGCGGCAGGACGCGCCAGGGGCGTGCCCGAAGTGCGGCATGGCGTTGGAGTCCGAAGCGCCGCCCGTCCTCCAGACGCGCGTCGAATACACCTGCCCGATGCACCCGGAGGTGGTGAGCGACGGGCCCGGCACCTGCCCGAAGTGCGGCATGGCGCTGGAGCCACGCACGGTGACGGTGGAGGAGCCGCCGGATCCAGAGCTGCGTTCGATGACGCGAAGGTTCTGGGTGGGCCTGGTGCTGAGCGCGCCGCTGATGCTGCTGGGCATGTCGGACATGCTGCCGGTGCGGCACGGACTGTCGCCCTCGGCGCTCGTGTGGGCGCAGTTCGCGCTGGCGACGCCGGTGGTGCTGTGGGTGGGGGCGCCGTTCTTCCAGCGGGGTTGGGCGTCGGTGAAGAGCCGGCACCTGAACATGTTCACGCTCATCGCGCTGGGCGCGGGCGCGGCGTACGTCTTCAGCGTGGGAGTCACGCTGTTCCCGCACCTGTTGCCGGAAGGCGCGCGCACGGGACACGGCGGCACCGTGCCCGTTTACTACGAGGCCGCGGCCATCATCCTCACGCTGGTGGCGCTGGGGCAGGTGTTGGAGTTGCGCGCCCGCCACGCGACGTCCGGTGCGCTGCGGGCCCTGTTGTCGTTGGCCCCCGCCACGGCGAGGCGCATCTCGGACGACGGCCACGAAGAGGACATGCCGCTGTCCCAGGTGCACGCCGGATGGCGCCTGCGCGTGCGCCCCGGTGAGAAGGTGCCGGTGGACGGCGAGGTGCTGGAGGGCGCGAGCGCGGTGGATGAATCGCTCGTCACCGGTGAGCCCGTGCCGGTGGAGAAGGGCCCGGGCGCGAAGGTGACGGGTGGCACGCTGAACGGCACGGGCACGCTCGTGATGCGCGCGGAGCGAGTGGGGCAGGACACGCTCCTGTCGCGCATCGTCCAGCGCGTGGCCGAGGCGCAGCGCACGCGCGCCCCCATCCAGCGGTTGGCGGACCGGGTGGCCGGCATCTTCGTGCCCGCGGTCATCGCGGTGGCGGTGGTGACGGCGGTGGTCTGGGGCGTGTGGGGTCCGGAGCCGAGGCTCGCGCACGCGCTGGTGAACGCGGTGGCGGTGCTCATCATCGCCTGCCCGTGCGCGCTGGGCCTGGCCACGCCCATGTCCGTGATGGTGGGGACGGGGCAGGGCGCGCGAATGGGCGTGCTCATCCGCGACGCGGCGGCGCTGGAGCGGATGGCGGCGGTGGACACGCTGGTGGTGGACAAGACGGGCACGCTCACGGAGGGCAAGCCGCGACTCGTGACGGTGGAGCCCGCGCTTGGTGTGGACGCCTCCGAGCTGCTTCGCCAGGCCGCGAGCCTGGAGCGAGGCAGCGAACATCCGCTGGCCGCCGCTGTGGTCGCGGGCGCGAGGGAGCGAGGCGTGTCCCCCGGTGGCGTGGAGGACTTCCAGTCCGTGCCAGGGCAGGGCGTCCGGGGCCGCGTGGGAGGACGCGAGGTCGCGCTGGGCAACGCGGCGTTGATGCGGAGCCTGGGCGTGGAGGTGGAGGCGCTGACGGAGCGCGCGGAGGCGCTGCGCCAGGAGGGCCAGACGGTGGTGCTGGTGTCGATGGATGGCCGCGCGGCGGGGCTCCTGGGGGTGGAGGATCCGCTGAAGCCGTCCACGCCGGAGGCCCTGGCGAGGCTGCGGGACGAAGGCCTGCGCGTGGTGATGCTCACCGGAGACAGCCCGACGACGGCGCACGCGGTGGCGCGCAGGCTGGGCATCACGGAGGTGATTGCCGGCGTGCAGCCTGACGCGAAGGGCGACGCGGTGAAGGCGCTGCAAGCCCAGGGGCGCGTGGTGGCGATGGCGGGCGACGGCGTGAACGACGCACCGGCGCTGGCGCGAGCGGACGTGGGCATCGCCATGGGGACGGGCACGGACATCGCGATGGAGAGCGCGGGCGTGACGCTGGTGAAGGGCGACCTGCGAGGCATCGCTCGGGCGCGTGGGTTGAGCCAGGCCGTGCTGCGCAACATCCGGCAGAACCTCTTCTTCGCCTTCGTCTACAACCTGCTGGGAGTGCCGCTGGCGGCGGGCGTGCTGTACCCCGTCTTCGGGTTGCTCCTGAGCCCGCTGTTCGCGAGCGCGGCGATGAGCCTCTCCTCGGTGTCCGTCATCGGCAACGCCCTGCGGTTGCGGCGGCTGAAGCTCTAG
- a CDS encoding four-helix bundle copper-binding protein encodes MANAEVMRGDDAIRVCIDNCTACRRVCLETLADCLKQGGRLAEPGHLRLLMDCADICETSARFMLRGSDLHSRTCFACAEVCAACATACEEMGDEGMMEACADACRRCEESCRRMSGGVMPQPLNPEAAQRFADLPA; translated from the coding sequence ATGGCGAATGCCGAAGTGATGCGAGGCGACGACGCGATTCGGGTGTGCATCGACAACTGCACGGCCTGTCGCCGCGTCTGCCTGGAGACCCTGGCGGACTGCCTGAAGCAGGGAGGCAGGCTCGCCGAGCCCGGGCACCTCCGGCTGCTGATGGACTGCGCGGACATCTGCGAGACGAGCGCGCGTTTCATGCTGCGCGGTTCGGACCTGCATTCGCGCACATGCTTCGCCTGCGCGGAGGTGTGCGCCGCCTGCGCGACCGCCTGCGAGGAGATGGGCGACGAGGGGATGATGGAGGCCTGCGCGGACGCGTGCCGCCGCTGCGAAGAGTCCTGCCGGAGGATGAGCGGCGGGGTGATGCCTCAGCCCCTCAACCCGGAGGCCGCCCAACGCTTCGCCGACCTGCCCGCCTGA
- a CDS encoding aromatic ring-hydroxylating oxygenase subunit alpha — MTAREEGRTPGASPSHISVVRLPHSWFILCTSRELGDKPLARTLQGTPLVLFRGEGGKPGALMDRCPHRNVPLSLGRVQNGQLECGYHGWRFDTGGQCRLIPGLVGEPEARSRCAASYPTREQDGFVWVYSTPGVEPTSEPFRFPLLDAAEYTTVRRVLRAPGSLHAVLENTLDVPHTAFLHGGLFRTAEKKNEIDVVVRRSADRVEAEYLGEPAPKGLVGRLLAPGGGVVQHFDRFLMPSIAQVEYRIGEKSHILVNSAMTPVDDWDTLVYAVVTVKLPVPRWLLKAAVPFVLPVGLHIFGQDVRILERQTDSIRRFGTEAYASTEIDVLGPSILRLMRAQERERTAPPPDTVHETRVRMRT, encoded by the coding sequence ATGACCGCCCGCGAGGAGGGGCGCACCCCAGGTGCGTCCCCCAGTCACATCTCCGTCGTCCGGCTTCCGCACTCCTGGTTCATCCTCTGCACGTCGCGCGAGCTGGGGGACAAGCCGCTCGCGCGCACGCTGCAGGGCACGCCCCTGGTGCTCTTCCGGGGCGAGGGCGGCAAGCCCGGCGCCCTGATGGACCGCTGTCCGCACCGCAACGTGCCGCTGTCACTGGGGCGCGTGCAGAACGGGCAGCTGGAGTGCGGCTACCACGGGTGGCGCTTCGACACCGGAGGCCAGTGCCGGCTCATCCCCGGCCTGGTGGGTGAGCCCGAGGCCCGCTCCCGCTGCGCCGCTTCCTACCCGACGCGCGAGCAGGACGGCTTCGTCTGGGTCTACTCCACGCCCGGCGTGGAGCCCACGTCGGAGCCCTTCCGCTTCCCGCTGCTGGACGCGGCGGAGTACACCACCGTGCGCCGGGTGCTGCGCGCGCCGGGCTCGCTGCATGCGGTGCTGGAGAACACGCTGGACGTGCCGCACACGGCCTTCCTCCACGGTGGCCTGTTCCGCACCGCGGAGAAGAAGAACGAAATCGACGTGGTGGTGCGCAGGAGCGCGGACCGCGTGGAGGCGGAGTACCTGGGCGAGCCCGCGCCCAAGGGGCTCGTGGGGCGGCTGCTCGCGCCGGGGGGCGGGGTGGTGCAGCACTTCGACCGCTTCCTGATGCCGTCCATCGCGCAGGTGGAGTACCGCATCGGAGAGAAGAGCCACATCCTGGTCAACTCCGCCATGACTCCGGTGGATGACTGGGACACGCTCGTGTACGCGGTGGTGACGGTGAAGCTGCCCGTGCCGCGCTGGCTGCTCAAGGCCGCGGTGCCCTTCGTGCTGCCGGTGGGCCTGCACATCTTCGGGCAGGACGTGCGCATCCTGGAGCGGCAGACGGACTCCATCCGCCGCTTCGGCACGGAGGCCTACGCCTCCACGGAGATTGACGTCCTGGGGCCCAGCATCCTGCGCCTGATGCGCGCCCAGGAGCGCGAGCGCACCGCGCCGCCTCCGGACACGGTGCACGAGACGCGCGTGCGCATGCGCACGTAG
- a CDS encoding PLP-dependent cysteine synthase family protein: protein MRPPCRPLPADGRFLQAVGPTPLVPVRLDPEGPTIWCKLEFLNPSGSTKDRIARYMLEKAWRLGDLSPGGDVVEASSGSTSIAMALASAQMGCRFTAVMPEGVTEERLIAIRAYGGEVELVPRSEGIRGAIARAEALAKERGGYAPRQFENPDNAEAHRVWTGQEILAQVPGGLVHGVVSGVGTGGTIVGLFQAFAEAGCPVTPFVARPIAGLGCDIECCSFSARVPGVVDGLSRLYREADMPGRVELDISDDLAMRTARALIRRGFPVGPSSGLNYAAAVEAAKQLGPQAQVVTVFPDRMERYFSTELVQPRAAPKAS from the coding sequence ATGCGCCCTCCCTGCCGCCCGCTTCCCGCTGATGGTCGCTTCCTCCAGGCCGTGGGGCCCACGCCGCTCGTGCCCGTGCGGCTGGACCCGGAAGGTCCGACCATCTGGTGCAAGTTGGAGTTCCTCAATCCCAGCGGGTCCACGAAGGATCGCATCGCCCGGTACATGCTGGAAAAGGCGTGGCGTCTGGGGGACCTGAGCCCGGGCGGCGACGTGGTGGAGGCGTCCAGCGGCTCCACCAGCATCGCCATGGCGTTGGCGAGCGCGCAGATGGGCTGCCGCTTCACGGCGGTGATGCCGGAGGGCGTGACGGAGGAGCGGCTCATCGCCATCCGCGCCTACGGCGGCGAGGTGGAGCTGGTGCCGCGCTCGGAAGGCATCCGGGGTGCCATCGCGCGGGCGGAAGCGCTGGCGAAGGAGCGCGGCGGCTACGCGCCCCGCCAGTTCGAGAACCCGGACAACGCGGAGGCGCATCGCGTGTGGACGGGGCAGGAAATCCTGGCGCAGGTGCCGGGCGGGCTGGTGCACGGCGTGGTGAGCGGCGTGGGCACGGGCGGCACCATCGTGGGCCTGTTCCAGGCGTTCGCGGAAGCGGGCTGTCCGGTGACGCCCTTCGTGGCGCGGCCCATCGCCGGGCTGGGCTGCGACATCGAATGTTGCAGCTTCAGCGCGCGCGTGCCGGGCGTGGTGGACGGCCTGTCGCGGCTGTACCGCGAGGCGGACATGCCGGGCCGCGTGGAGCTGGATATCTCGGATGACCTGGCCATGCGCACCGCGCGGGCGCTCATCCGCCGGGGCTTCCCGGTGGGCCCGTCCTCCGGCCTCAACTACGCGGCGGCGGTGGAGGCGGCGAAGCAGTTGGGCCCGCAGGCCCAGGTGGTGACGGTGTTCCCGGACCGCATGGAGCGCTACTTCTCCACGGAGCTCGTGCAGCCCCGGGCCGCGCCCAAGGCCAGCTGA
- a CDS encoding sensor histidine kinase, with protein MSSAPIILNVNDDLASRYVTSRVLSLSGFQVLEAGTGGETLALADEHTDLVILDVRLPDMSGLEVCRRLKASPRTRSALVLHLSAQAVGAADRAQGLEHGADAYLVAPVDPEELVAQVHALLRLRRAEREVRVLSDQVQQQRRLLELAMAAAADPIALYDGDGTLIYANQAVAASRGSHHVHVPGRSMDAIRVIDPQLESYATALDAARRTGQVQRGRVTLSSDQGPRHFEYTMSPATGPTGAVEAVIATGQDVTELRNAEDFREQFIGILGHDLRNPLNALSMSAQQLQRQGELSDRQRVFTERILTSAERMERMIRQLLDFARARLGAGLPVVRSRCDLFDVVRGAVEEVRASQPQREVLLDMQGDGRGAWDADRLEQVVGNLVSNALKFSPSDSPVRVSAEGLNGEAVVRVHNLGAPIPAEQLPHLFAAWRRAGRSDRERGAAGGLGLGLYITAQIVHSHGGTVKVTSTEAQGTTFTVRLPRG; from the coding sequence ATGTCCTCCGCGCCCATCATCCTCAACGTCAATGACGACCTGGCCAGCCGTTACGTCACGTCGCGCGTGCTGTCCCTTTCGGGTTTCCAGGTCCTGGAGGCGGGCACGGGCGGAGAGACGCTGGCGCTCGCGGACGAGCACACCGACCTGGTCATCCTGGACGTCCGCCTGCCGGACATGAGCGGCCTGGAGGTGTGCCGGAGACTGAAGGCCTCCCCGCGCACTCGCAGCGCGCTGGTGCTGCACCTGTCCGCGCAGGCGGTGGGCGCCGCGGACCGGGCGCAGGGGCTGGAGCACGGCGCGGACGCGTACCTGGTGGCGCCGGTGGATCCAGAGGAGCTGGTGGCCCAGGTGCACGCGCTCCTGCGCCTGCGCCGCGCCGAGCGCGAGGTGCGCGTCCTCTCCGACCAGGTGCAGCAGCAGCGCCGCCTCCTGGAGCTGGCCATGGCCGCGGCGGCGGACCCCATCGCGCTCTATGACGGCGACGGGACGCTCATCTACGCGAACCAGGCCGTGGCCGCGTCGCGTGGCTCGCATCACGTGCACGTGCCGGGCAGGAGCATGGACGCGATTCGCGTGATCGACCCGCAGCTGGAGTCCTACGCGACGGCGCTGGACGCGGCGCGGCGCACGGGCCAGGTGCAGCGCGGACGCGTCACCCTGTCCTCGGACCAGGGGCCGCGGCACTTCGAGTACACGATGTCCCCGGCCACCGGCCCCACGGGCGCGGTGGAGGCCGTCATCGCCACCGGTCAGGACGTCACGGAGCTGCGCAACGCGGAGGACTTCCGCGAGCAGTTCATCGGCATCCTGGGCCACGACCTGCGCAACCCGCTCAACGCGCTGTCCATGTCCGCGCAGCAGCTCCAGCGCCAGGGGGAGCTGTCCGACCGCCAGCGCGTCTTCACCGAGCGCATCCTCACCAGCGCCGAGCGCATGGAGCGGATGATCCGCCAGCTGCTGGACTTCGCCAGGGCGCGGCTGGGCGCGGGGCTGCCGGTGGTGCGCTCGCGGTGTGACCTGTTCGACGTGGTGCGCGGCGCGGTGGAGGAAGTGCGCGCCAGCCAGCCCCAGCGCGAGGTGCTGCTGGACATGCAGGGGGACGGGCGCGGCGCGTGGGACGCGGACCGGCTGGAGCAGGTGGTGGGCAACCTGGTGTCCAACGCGCTCAAGTTCAGCCCTTCGGATTCACCCGTGCGCGTGAGCGCGGAGGGGCTGAATGGCGAGGCCGTGGTGCGGGTGCACAACCTGGGCGCGCCCATTCCGGCGGAGCAGCTGCCGCACCTCTTCGCCGCGTGGCGCCGCGCCGGCCGCAGCGACCGGGAGCGTGGCGCGGCCGGAGGGCTGGGCCTGGGGCTCTACATCACCGCTCAGATTGTCCACTCCCACGGCGGCACCGTGAAGGTGACCTCCACCGAGGCCCAGGGGACGACCTTCACGGTGCGTCTGCCGCGAGGCTGA